The stretch of DNA GTTGAAGACGATCTCGGCGCCGCCTAGCCCCAGGCACCGTGCGCCATCGGGGAAGTGGCGGTCGTAGCAGATGTAGACGCCTACCTTGCCGACGGCTGTGTCGAAGACCGGGTAACCGAGGTTCCCGGGGCGGAAGTAAAACTTCTCCCAGAAGCCTGGGTTGCAATGCGGGATGTGGATCTTGCGGAACTTGCCGAGGTACGAACCGTCGGCGTCGATGACGGCGGCCGTGTTGTAATAGACGCCCGTCATGTCCTCTTCGTACATGGGGACGACCATCACGATGCCGAGCTTCTTCGCCAGCTCCATCATCAGCTTGGTGGTCGGCCCGTCGGGCACGGGCTCGGTAAGCTCGTACCACTTGGTGTCCTGCTCGGCGCAAAAATAGGGGCCGTAGAACAACTCCTGCAAGCAAACGACCTGGGCGCCCTTGCCGGCGGCCTCCTCGATCATCGCGACGTGCTTATCGATCATCGCCTGCTTGATCTTGGCGACGGGCGACGTCGTGGGCTCGCAGGTGGTCGCTTGAATCAGCGCGCCACGGACAGGTCGGGGCATTCGTATTTTCTCCAGAACGGGCAGAGTCTTGCTCGAAGCAGTACGATACGAATCGAACCACAAAGGAACGAAGGAACCAAGAGCAGCGGGGCATGGGCCCTCACTCCCTTCGTTCCTTAGTTCCGTTGTGGTTCGTTCTTTTGGCTGCGCTTGGCTCGGCTTGGCGTGGTTGTGTGGAACGCCTGTCGCTGGCTACCTTAATCGAAACTTAACCGAACGCCTACGTCTTTCCGCCGGGAACTCTGCGATGACGACGACCGCTGCCGTGGCTATTGCTCCGATGCTGATTGGCGGTCGCTGGGTCGAGACGGCGACCGATACCTGGGAGGACGTCTACAACCCGTCGACCGGTCAGGTCATCGCCCGCACGCCGCACGCCGGCAAGGAAGCAGTTGACGAAGCCGTCGAAGCCGCCGCCAAGGCGCTGCCGGAATGGGCCGACACGCCCGTCGTCGAGCGTGCCCGGGTGATGTTCCGCTTCCGCGCGCTGATGGAAGAGCACTTCGAAGAGCTGGCGACCCTCGTCACGCGCGAGCACGGCAAGACGCTCGCCGAAGCGCGGGCCGAACTCAACCGCGGCGTCGAGATGGTTGAGTTCGCCGCCGGCATGCCCGCGATGCTGATGGGTCAAACGCTGCCCGACATCGCGTCGGGCGTTGACGCCGAGTGCGTGAAGCATCCCGTCGGAGTGTGTGTCGGCATCACGCCGTACAACTTCCCGAACATGGTGCCGCTGTGGATGTTCCCCGTTGCGATCGCCTGCGGCAACACGTTCGTCTTGAAGCCGTCCGAGAAGACGCCACTCTCCGCGGTGCGGCTCGGTGAGTTGCTGACCGAAGCGGGTTTGCCCGACGGCGTGTTCAACATCGTTCATGGCGCGCGGGCGTGTGTCGAGGCATTGCTAACGCACCCAAAGGTAGCGGCGATCTCGTTCGTCGGTTCGACGCCCGTCGCGAAGATCGTCTACGAGACTGGCACGAAGCACGGCAAGCGAGTGCAGGCCGCCGGCGGGGCCAAGAACCACCTCGTCATCATGCCCGACGCCGACATCGATCAGACCGTCAAGCAACTCGCCGCCAGCGCCTACGGCTGCGCCGGCCAGCGCTGCATGGCGGGGAGCGTCGCGGTGGCGGTCGGCGGGGCAGGGGACCCGCTCGTCGAGGGCCTCGTCGATTTCGGCAAGGCGATGAAGGTCGGCCCCAGCGACCCCGCCGTCTCAAGCGCCGCCGAGACGATCGGCATGGGCCCGTTGATCCGCGACGATCATCGCAAGCGGGTCGCATCGTATCTTGATATCGCTCTGCAAGACGGCGCGACGGTCGCGCTCGATGGCCGACAATCGGCGAGTGGCGACGGCTTCGTGCTGGGCCCGAGCGTTGTCGATCACGTGGCGCCGACGATGCGTGTCGTGAAGGAAGAGATCTTCGGCCCCGTGCTCAGCGTCGCCCGCGTCGAGACGCTCGAAGAAGCTCTCGCCCAAGGCGACGGCTGCGAGTTCGGCAATGGCGCCGTGATCTTCACGCAGAGCGGCCACGCGGCGCGTGAGTTCAAACGCCGCTTCAACGCCGGCATGATCGGCGTCAACGTCGGCGTCCCGGCGCCGATGGCTTGGTTCCCGTTCACCGGTTGGAACCGCTCGTTCTTCGGCGACCTCCACATTCAAGGGACCGAGGGCATCCAGTTCTACACCCGCCAGAAGGTGACGCTCACCCGCTGGCCCAAGCCGAGCGAGTCGCACCACGACCCCGTTTGGCGCAGCGGACGCTGACGTAATCCTTAGACAGGATCAACTCGAGGTCTTGATGATTGATCCTGTGAATCCTGTGAATCCTGTGAATCCTGTTAATCCTGTCTGACTTAAGGAAGTGCGATGTCGATCAGTCGTCGAGCCTTTGGCGGCGTCGCCGCCGCCACTGCCGGTCTGGCAATCACTTCCCCAACACGAGCCGAGACGGCCCCTGCGCCGAAGGTCCGCAACCGCATCGCGGTCTCGACCTACTCCTTTTGGCGGTTCAAGGACGACTCGAAGCTGTCGATCGAGGAGTGCATCGATCAGGCCGCGCGGATGGGGTTTGATGGGGTCGAGATACTCCACATTCAGATGGAAAGCGAAGACCCCGGCTACCTGCAACGCCTCAAGCAACAGGCCTTCATCAATGGTCTCGACCTCTGCGGCCTCAGCACGCACCAGGGTTTTGTCTCCCCCGATGAAGCGGTCCGGCAGAAGAACATCGATCACACGATCCACACGATCGAGCTCGCCTACGCCCTCGGCATTCCGACGATGCGCGTCAACACGGGGCGTTGGGGGACAAGCGGGGATTTTGATGAGCTGATGGCCAACCGCGGCGTCGAGCCGCGGCTGCCCGGCTACACCGACGACGATGGCTTCGCTTGGGTGATCGACGCGTTTGAGAAGATCATGCCCACCGCCGAGAAGTGCGGCGTGACGCTCGGCCTGGAGAACCACTGGGGCCTCGGCCTGACGCCCGAGGGGGTGCTGCGGATCGTCGACGCGGTGGACTCGCCCTGGCTCCGCTGCACGCTCGACACGGGCAACTTCCTCGAAGACCCCTACGATCGTCTGGAGAAGATGGCGCCGGAGACGGTCTTCGTCCAAGCCAAGACCTACCACGGCGGCGGCCTGTGGTACTCGCTTGAGCTCGACTACCCGCGGATCGCCGCGATGCTCCGCCGCCACGACTACCGCGGCTATGTCTCGCTGGAGTTCGAGGGCGAGGAAGACTGGCGGACAGCAATCCCCAAAAGCCTCGCCGAGCTCCGGGCAGCGTTCGGCTAATCCCCCTTATGGCGGGTCTTAGCCGTGGGCGGGAGCCCTCGGAGCACAGCGGGTACCAGCCGCCACCCAGGGCTCCCGCCCACGGCTCAGGCCGTTCAGAAGGCGCCCCGGACCCGCGGTTATGGACATACGTCCATATCGCCACAGAGGTGCCTAGAAGGCGGCTTCGCAGGGTCCGATGACCAAGATGTCGCCTCTGGCCTCCAGCCCCGCAGAATGGCTCCTAGCGGCTCATAGGGAGCGCCGGCGAAAAGCCCTGTACTTAAAGAGCGAAACGGCTACGGGTTGGCTGCGAACGACAACGGCCGGGGTCGAATCGTAACCTATTGCGGTGAAACAGGTTGCGTCAATCGAGTCGCCCTGCGTTTGCGAACTTTGCGGTTTCTCGGCCAATTTCTGCAAGAATAATTCGCTTTGCGAATACCAATCCGCCACCCGAGCGTGCTGATCTAAATAGCCACGCGTCTTTTCCCGCGACGGTTTCTCATCAGCTTATGGACGGACCGAGAGAAGCCTTCGCGCGATTGTTCGCCAAGAACCAGAGCTGGCTATACGCCTACCTCGTCACGCTGCTCGGCAACGTCGCCGACGCGGAGGAGGTGTTCCAAGAGGTTTGCGTCGTGCTCTGGAGCGAGTACGAGGCTTTCGACCCGGAGACCAACTTCCGGCGGTGGGCGAGTGTTGTCGCCCGCAACCGGGTGATGGGTTTCCGGACCAAGCAGCAGCGTGAGGCGAAGAGGCTGTCGGATGTCGCGATTGAATTGCTTGCGGAAGAAGCCGTGGAACGTGCCGATCTGCTCGAAGAGCGTCGGGCCGCGTTGCACAGGTGCCTCGACAAGCTGTCTCCTGCCGACCGGCAACTCGTCGCCAAGTGCTACGGCGACGCCGACCGATCGTTCAATACCGTCGCCGAGCAGCTCGGCCGACCGGTGAACACGGTCTACAAGGCGTTGCAGCGGGTGCGTCGGGCCCTGCGTGAGTGTGTTGACCGCCGTGTCAACGCGCAGGTTTGAGCGCTCGGCTTCCACGTTAGGCGTCCACGCCAAATGGCTGGAAGCGTCGAAGAGTTTCAATGTGAAGAGTATCGAGGGGTCTCCCTCAATAGAGCCGCATGAAGCGGTAGGAACTGCGAGCCAAATGGCGCACGACGAACAACTCCACGAACTGGTTGACGCCCTCAGCGACCGCTCGATCACCGACGAGCAGATCGCGACGCTCAACCAGCGTCTCGAGAGCGACCAAGCCTCGCGCCACGGGTTCATGAACCTGATGCGGATCGAGGCCGAGCTTGGCGCGCTCCATCACCCGCTTGCGTCGTGGTCGTTCGAGGACGGGGCGACATTCGTTGATTCCACCGAGCCGTTATCAACAACATCCGACCAAGCCAATCTACAGAGCCAAGCCGAACCACAGAGCCCGTCACGTCGCTCGGTCCGCTTCCTGCAAACGATGGGCGCCCTAGCGGCGTCGGTCGCGATCACGGCGGCGGCCTCCTCTTGGCTGACGTACGAAGGCGTCCAAGGCCGGGGCCCACTCGCCGCGATGCTCGCGACGGACTCCGTGAAAGGCCCGGCGGTCACCGATGTCGTCGCCCGCGTCGCCGCCACCCGCAACTGCCGCTGGAGTGGTGGGACCACGGACCTTGGGTTCGGCGCCGACGTTGCTGGCGGTGAGTTGCTCGAGCTGGAAACGGGTCTCGCCGAGTTGACCTTCCCCGGCGGCGCGCGGGTGGTGCTCGAAGGCCCCGCCGCCTTCCGCATCAGCGATTCAGAGACCGTCGAGCTCTACCGCGGGCGCGTCGCCGCCGCTGTCCCGACCGAGGCGCAGGGCTTCTCGATCAAGACGCCACGCCTGGTCATCGCGGAGACCGGCGCCCAGTTCGGCGTCGTCGCCGGCGCCGATGGCTCGGACGAGGTCCACGTCTTCGAGGGCGCCATCGAAGCCCGCGCGGTGGACGATCGCGGCCGCATCACCAGCGTCGTGAACCTCGCCTCGCTGGAAGCCGCCCGCTTCCGCTCCGCCAACCATCGCTTCGCCCGCTTCAACGCCGACGACGAGAGCTTTGTCCGCAGCCTCGAGACCCGCAACGGCCCCGGTGAAGGTCTGTTGGCGTTCGAGAACTTCTCCTACCCCGCCGGCCCCGTCGCCTGGCAGAACGGCGGCTTCGGTTGGGTCGGTCCTTGGGCCGACCTCGAGGCCGCGGCCACCGGCGCTTCTTTGGAAGAAGCCGCCGGCGCGGCGCCGAGCAACGGCGTCGCCCGCGGCAGCATCGCGGCCGCCGACTTGGTGGCGCTCGGCAACCGTTTCGTGCAGAGCGGCAACGCCAACCGCGTCCGCCGCACCCTGAGCACAAGCCTCGGCGGCGTCTTCGACGCGGCAGGCCTGATCGAGAGCGTTGATGGGTTGCGTCTGATCGGCCGGAACGGTTCGACGATCTACATCAGTTTCTTGCAACGCGTCTCGAAGACGAACGACGTCTTCTACGGCTTCGAGTTGCATCGCGGCGACGGCAACTTCAACCGTGTCCTCTGCATCGGCAACGGCGCCGAAGGAAACGGCTACGGCGTCTCGACCAACTTCCATTACCAACGCGACGTGAAAGAGGCCGCTTTCGAATCGCTCGGCGAGGAGAACGACGCGGTCAATTTTGTGGTTGTCCGCATCGACTTCGGCGATGACGACAAGGATATCGCAACGGTTTACCGAAACCCTTCGTCGTTGACGGAAGAGAATAGTTGCGTAGCAACCGCAAAGCTGTCGGGCATGTTCGCTTTTGACCGCGTCAGCCTCGGCAATTTCGAGGGCTCCAAGCTGCACGAGATCGACGAGGTCCGCATCGGCACCGACTTCCGCGCCGTCACCGGCCGGCGAGCCTCGGGCTGGAACAACAACCAAGAAGAGAGCTTTGCCTTGAGAGCGCCATTTGTTTGGTCGCTTCCGCTGGCGAGCTTAAAGTGAATATATAAGCGTCGTTACCGCGACGCCCCTGCGTACAGGCGACTTATCGAGCGGCTGCCAGCCGCTAGCCGTTTCACAACGGCGAACGACTCATCACGACTTGCTTTTCAAGACGGCGGCGCGTTACGCCCCTGGCCTCCGTATTGCTACTCACTACGGGCGAGAAATCTTGCATCTCTGGAGTTTCAGTCTCATGAATCCATGTCGAGTTGGCGCCGCGATCGGCGCGTGCCTGATGGGCTTACTAGCCCAACCCGCGTTTGCGGCCGTGATCGACGGCGCGAACATCCCAAGCGAGGGGCTTACGCTCCGCGCCACGCAAGACACCCCTACCGGCTTCGGCAACGCCACAGGCGGCGGCCAGGACTCGGCCGGTGGTTCGGAAGTCAACGCGCTCTACGCCGACATTAACGGCGGGGTGCTGACGATCGGGATCACCGGGAACCTCGAGGGCAACTTCAACAAGTTCTTCTTGTTCATCGACGCCGTTCCCGGCGGCGAGAATGTCCTCGCTAACGACAACGCCGATGGCGGTTTCGGTGAGATCAACAATATGGCCGGACTCGCCTTCGCGAATGGCGCGACGATGGACCACGGCCTGCGCTTTGAGATTGGCGGTGGCTTCTACGGCGTCCGCCAGTTCGACCTGATTGACAACACCGCCGGCGACGTCGCCACGGGCGGCGGCCCCGGCGACCTGCCGCTTGCGGGCGTCGGCTCGGGCGGGTTCACCGTCGGCTGGGACAACAGCAACGTGCTTGGCGTCGATGGCGCCAGCGCAGCGGGCGCCGCCACGGCGACCTCAGGGTGGGAGATCGAGATCGACCTTGTTCAGGCCTACGGGCTGTCTCAGGGAGACATCAATCTGGCGATGGTCGTCACCAATGGCGACGCCGGCTTTCTCTCGAACCAGACGCTCCCGGGGCTGAATGGCGCCGGCAACCTGGGCGGCGGTAACGGACAGACGCTCCCGGTCGTCACGATTCCCGGGCTCCCTGTTCCCGAGCCGTCCGCCGCTTTGCTGATGGGCGTGGTGGCTTCGACGATCGCCGCGACGCGTCGCGTCCGTGGTTGAGAAACGCTTTGACGATTGATGGAAACGATTGATTGACGACGCCCAGCCGGCGTCACGCCGACGCCGGCTGGGACCGTGATGCAGCCGCTAAGCCCCTTTCGATGCGGCATCTAAGCTGAG from Botrimarina mediterranea encodes:
- a CDS encoding nitrilase-related carbon-nitrogen hydrolase, encoding MPRPVRGALIQATTCEPTTSPVAKIKQAMIDKHVAMIEEAAGKGAQVVCLQELFYGPYFCAEQDTKWYELTEPVPDGPTTKLMMELAKKLGIVMVVPMYEEDMTGVYYNTAAVIDADGSYLGKFRKIHIPHCNPGFWEKFYFRPGNLGYPVFDTAVGKVGVYICYDRHFPDGARCLGLGGAEIVFNPSATVAGLSEYLWTIEQPAHAVANQYFVGAINRPGWEEPWRIGEFYGQSYFCDPRGQYVAKSDKRDEDDIVIADMDLDMIREVRNTWQFFRDRRPETYGAITEL
- a CDS encoding CoA-acylating methylmalonate-semialdehyde dehydrogenase, whose translation is MTTTAAVAIAPMLIGGRWVETATDTWEDVYNPSTGQVIARTPHAGKEAVDEAVEAAAKALPEWADTPVVERARVMFRFRALMEEHFEELATLVTREHGKTLAEARAELNRGVEMVEFAAGMPAMLMGQTLPDIASGVDAECVKHPVGVCVGITPYNFPNMVPLWMFPVAIACGNTFVLKPSEKTPLSAVRLGELLTEAGLPDGVFNIVHGARACVEALLTHPKVAAISFVGSTPVAKIVYETGTKHGKRVQAAGGAKNHLVIMPDADIDQTVKQLAASAYGCAGQRCMAGSVAVAVGGAGDPLVEGLVDFGKAMKVGPSDPAVSSAAETIGMGPLIRDDHRKRVASYLDIALQDGATVALDGRQSASGDGFVLGPSVVDHVAPTMRVVKEEIFGPVLSVARVETLEEALAQGDGCEFGNGAVIFTQSGHAAREFKRRFNAGMIGVNVGVPAPMAWFPFTGWNRSFFGDLHIQGTEGIQFYTRQKVTLTRWPKPSESHHDPVWRSGR
- a CDS encoding sugar phosphate isomerase/epimerase family protein — encoded protein: MSISRRAFGGVAAATAGLAITSPTRAETAPAPKVRNRIAVSTYSFWRFKDDSKLSIEECIDQAARMGFDGVEILHIQMESEDPGYLQRLKQQAFINGLDLCGLSTHQGFVSPDEAVRQKNIDHTIHTIELAYALGIPTMRVNTGRWGTSGDFDELMANRGVEPRLPGYTDDDGFAWVIDAFEKIMPTAEKCGVTLGLENHWGLGLTPEGVLRIVDAVDSPWLRCTLDTGNFLEDPYDRLEKMAPETVFVQAKTYHGGGLWYSLELDYPRIAAMLRRHDYRGYVSLEFEGEEDWRTAIPKSLAELRAAFG
- a CDS encoding sigma-70 family RNA polymerase sigma factor, which produces MDGPREAFARLFAKNQSWLYAYLVTLLGNVADAEEVFQEVCVVLWSEYEAFDPETNFRRWASVVARNRVMGFRTKQQREAKRLSDVAIELLAEEAVERADLLEERRAALHRCLDKLSPADRQLVAKCYGDADRSFNTVAEQLGRPVNTVYKALQRVRRALRECVDRRVNAQV
- a CDS encoding FecR domain-containing protein → MAHDEQLHELVDALSDRSITDEQIATLNQRLESDQASRHGFMNLMRIEAELGALHHPLASWSFEDGATFVDSTEPLSTTSDQANLQSQAEPQSPSRRSVRFLQTMGALAASVAITAAASSWLTYEGVQGRGPLAAMLATDSVKGPAVTDVVARVAATRNCRWSGGTTDLGFGADVAGGELLELETGLAELTFPGGARVVLEGPAAFRISDSETVELYRGRVAAAVPTEAQGFSIKTPRLVIAETGAQFGVVAGADGSDEVHVFEGAIEARAVDDRGRITSVVNLASLEAARFRSANHRFARFNADDESFVRSLETRNGPGEGLLAFENFSYPAGPVAWQNGGFGWVGPWADLEAAATGASLEEAAGAAPSNGVARGSIAAADLVALGNRFVQSGNANRVRRTLSTSLGGVFDAAGLIESVDGLRLIGRNGSTIYISFLQRVSKTNDVFYGFELHRGDGNFNRVLCIGNGAEGNGYGVSTNFHYQRDVKEAAFESLGEENDAVNFVVVRIDFGDDDKDIATVYRNPSSLTEENSCVATAKLSGMFAFDRVSLGNFEGSKLHEIDEVRIGTDFRAVTGRRASGWNNNQEESFALRAPFVWSLPLASLK
- a CDS encoding PEP-CTERM sorting domain-containing protein (PEP-CTERM proteins occur, often in large numbers, in the proteomes of bacteria that also encode an exosortase, a predicted intramembrane cysteine proteinase. The presence of a PEP-CTERM domain at a protein's C-terminus predicts cleavage within the sorting domain, followed by covalent anchoring to some some component of the (usually Gram-negative) cell surface. Many PEP-CTERM proteins exhibit an unusual sequence composition that includes large numbers of potential glycosylation sites. Expression of one such protein has been shown restore the ability of a bacterium to form floc, a type of biofilm.); the protein is MNPCRVGAAIGACLMGLLAQPAFAAVIDGANIPSEGLTLRATQDTPTGFGNATGGGQDSAGGSEVNALYADINGGVLTIGITGNLEGNFNKFFLFIDAVPGGENVLANDNADGGFGEINNMAGLAFANGATMDHGLRFEIGGGFYGVRQFDLIDNTAGDVATGGGPGDLPLAGVGSGGFTVGWDNSNVLGVDGASAAGAATATSGWEIEIDLVQAYGLSQGDINLAMVVTNGDAGFLSNQTLPGLNGAGNLGGGNGQTLPVVTIPGLPVPEPSAALLMGVVASTIAATRRVRG